The DNA sequence GAAACCGGAGAGCAGAGactgctgctggagctgctcAGGTCTGAACACACCCAGATTCACCTGGGCTCAGCTGTACCTGTACTGATGTTGATGTCGGTTTGGTTGGTTTACATCTGATTTCCTCTTCTGCTCCTCAGAGCTCTGGGCAGGACGGAGGAAGCTGCGGTAAGTCATCAACAGTAGTTGCACACGTCATTTCCACGCGAGGGCTGACATAGTGCTGATGTGACAGGACTGTTTCCATGGTTACAGCTGCTTCAGTATAAAGAATACAAGAACATCACAGATGAAAACAAGAGGCGGGACTTCTTGAAGAGCTCTCTCAGGTGAGGAAGGAAGGAGGCAAGAAATAATTGGAAAGGAAGGGACTTAGGAACAgaggaaagaatgaatcaaatgATTAAGGCAGGATGAAAGGGAGAAAGGAGATAGAAGGAAGAAAGTGCTTTAAGAATAAGTGAATGATGAAAAGATGAAAGTGATTTAGCAAGTAAGCAAgtgaatggggaagaaaggatGGACATTTctaaaagagagaacataaggAAGTTAGGAGAGAAGGGAGAAAGTTACAAGTAAGCAAGTTTGGAAAGAAGAAGAGAAGTTAGGAAAAATGTTCAAGGAAGCAAGGAAGGGAGGTAGGAATAAAGGAAGCAAAGAagttagaaaagaaaaagggaagTCAAAGAAAGAAGATGGAAGAAACAAGCTTTGAAATTTTGAAAGGAAGTATTTTAGGAAATGAGGAAGATAATTCTGGAGAAAGTAGGGAAGGAAAGTattttttggctgtttttcacTGATTACTCTCTGAGGTTTGTTCATTTTCAGCCTCCCGTTTGCTGTTGAGGATATGGCTCACATTCAGGATCACTACACACTGCTGGAGAGGCAGATCATCATCGAGGTTAGAACCGGGTCACATCGGGTCAGGTTGACTTTAACCACTTTTGTTTTGATTCCTATATATGATCAGATGATTCTGTCCAGTTTGTTCACTCTGAATATTAAATTTCAGTGGTCCGTAAATGCCCCCAAGTGATCATATAAATATTAGCCATTAATCAGACAAAAAGTGATGCGGTCCGTTTCATTTTTAGTTTCAAGCATACACCATTCTGAGGTGAGTGAAGCGTCTGCGTCGCATACTGTGATATTGACTAATGTCATTATTAGATCAATGCTGCAGTATTTGGGTCATGGTTGCGTTGAACCGTTTCAGTGGTGCACGTGTGCAGTTTACATGGTCTGTGTGGACTGTGGAGTTCATGTAGTGACCTCACTTATCTGTGATCAAACTGTGTATGCTGCTATTTAACTGCTCAGTAAGGgaatgttatttttctgtcttCCTACACAatatacaggttcttctcaaaatattagcatattgtgataaagttcattattttccataatgtaatgatgaaaatttaatattcatatattttagattcattgcacactaactgaaatatttcaggtcttttattgtcctaatacggatgattgtggcatacagctcatgaaaacccaaaattcctatctcacaaaattatcatatttaatccgaccaataaaagaaaagtgtttttaatacaaaaaacgtcaaccttcaaataatcatgtacagttatgcactcaatacttggtcgggaatccttttgcagaaatgactgcttcaatgcggcgtggcatggaggtaatcagcctgtggcactgctgaggtcttatggaggcccaggatgcttcgatagcggcctttagctcatccagagtgttgggtcttgagtctctcaacgttctcttcacaatatcccacagattctctatggggttcaggtcaggagagttggcaggccaattgagcacagtgataccatggtcagtaaaccatttaccagtggttttggtcctgtgagcaggtgccaggtcgtgctgaaaaatgaaatcttcatctccataaagcttttcagcagatggaagcatgaagtgctccaaaatctcctgatatctagctgcattgaccctgcccttgataaaacacagtggaccaacaccagcagctgacacggcaccccagaccatcactgactgtgggtacttgacactggacttctggcattttggcatttccttctccctcagtcttcctccagactctggcaccttgatttccgaatgacatgcagaatttgctttcatccgaaaaaagtactttggaccactgagcaacagtccagtgctgcttctctgtagcccaggtcaggcgcttctgccgctgtttctggttcaaaagtggcttgacctggggaatgcggcacctgtagcccatttcctgcacacgcctgtgcacggtggctctggatgtttctactccagactcagtccactgcttccgcaggtcccccaaggtctggaatcggcccttctccacaatcttcctcagggtccggtcacctcttctcgttgtgcagcgttttctgccacactttttccttcccacagacttcccactgaggtgccttgatacagcactctgggaacagcctattcgttcagaaatgtctttctgtgtcttaccctcttgcttgagggtgtcaatagtggccttctggacagcagtcaggtcggcagtcttacccatgattggggttttgagtgatgaaccaggctgggagttttaaaggcctcaggaatcttttgcaggtgtttagagttaactcgttgattcagatgattaggttcatagctcgtttagagacccttttaatgatatgctaattttgtgagataggaattttggattttcatgagctgtatgccaaaatcatccgtattaagacaataaaagacctgaaatatttcagttagtgtgcaatgaatctaaaatatatgaatgttaaattttcatcatgacattatggaaaataatgaactttatcacaatatgctaatattttgagaaggacctgtataccaaaGGTAGTAGTGTGCCGGGGTACAAAGTCCAACCAAACTGCTGTTTTCAACAATTGGTTAAAGCAGCTTTTTTCATTGAGCAAATTGAATTAGATTcagtttaaaactatttttactAATTTACCCACCGTACTGTCGATAATGTTGTTTCTAGTCAACCCTACCCTGTCTGATCCCAGTCTACCTGATCCCAGACTTCTTGATGCCAGTCTACCTGATGCCAGTCTAACTGATGCCAGTCTAACTGATGCCAGTCTACCTGATGCCAGTCTACCTGATGCCAGTCTACCTGATGCCAGTCTACCTGCTTATTTTCcatgtttcttgtttttcaggCAGCAGACCGGAAAGCAGAACGTGAAGCAAAGGTTGAAGTCTTCCAGAAATTTCCCAGAAAAGCCTCAATCCTCAACATGCCACTGATCACAACACTGTATTACTGCTGTTTCTACCACTACAATGAGCCGGAGGTTAGAACTTGTTTAATTGAACTTAACCAGGCTGGGTTTAAACAAACCAATTTGTTTCTAAATCCCTATTTAGGAGGATGTGCATTATGGTTAAATTAAGTCGAACAACCAAAGGATACCCTGGATAAGTTGACCCGGATTAGTTAAACCAGATCTGTCCAACCAAATGTGTTGGTACAAAAAAATGAGGGAATAAATTaaggaagagaagaagaaatggAAGGAAAGGAAGAATAGAAGGGAGATAATAAATCAAGGAAATTGGGAAGAGAATAAAGTAGGAAAGGAAgtaaaggaaagaagaaaagtaggaacaaagaaattaaattagTCGGGAATTAAAGAAGGGAGGGCGGaatgagaaaacaaatgaagaaaagacTGAAGGAAGTTAATTAGGATGTGAGAAAGAAAAGTAAGATGGAAGAGAgaaaattaatagaaataagATGCATGGAAGTAAATCAGGACAGAAAAAGGAAATACAATTAGGCAGGATTGAAACAAATAAGGAAATGGGGAAAGTGGAAGAATACACTGGATGTAAAGATAGTAGGAAACTAAGGAAATAAATAAGGATAGAAgctaggaaaaaataaaatcaggaaAGAAGTGAAATAAGGAATTATAGAAGGAAAGACTAAAATGATTTGAATATAGGAAATTAAGAAGGAATGAAACCGGGATGAAGGAGAGGAAGGGAGGAAAATAGGATTAAAAGCAAAAGAGATGAATTAAAATacaaaggaagaaagaaaaggaaaaaagtaatTAGGAAGGAAGTGATGTAAAATGGAGGCCAGATCTGGATATGTTCATCTAGATCAGTTAAACCAGATCCAGAACCATTTAGCCGAATCAGATCAGCTGAACCAGAATTGTTTTTGTCTGCAGGGAACTTTTAGTAGTCCGTTGAACGTCCGTCAGACATTCAAGGTGAgaactgttttttctctttactCTGGACTCTGAAGGCTCCGGGTCTCTAACGTTCTCCACCTGTGACATCAGATCTCGGAGAAGCAGTACTTTACGACGGCGCTGGCGGCACGGGCGAAGCTGAAGGcgtggatggatgtggatgctctgttcagcagcaggaactggCTGGGATTCACCAAGAAGAAATCACCGCTGAGCTTCCAGCGAGTCGTAGACATCCTGCAGAAAAACTCCGCTCCTACACGCGTGAGTGGGCGGAGTCAACCCCATCCCCCTTCCCCCCATGCTAGATAACCAGCTGAGGTACTGACGCTGTGATTGGTCACTGACAGGTCCTGCAGGAGTACGTTGGACTCGTTAACGACGCAGAGCTGAGGATCAGTTTGGCTCAGAAACATAAATGTCACGACATCGTCATCAACGTGAGTCGCAGTTCTCTGATTGGTAGCTGATGTAAACTATTTAAGCCAATGAAAATGATAGGGGTGGGGCTGTCTTTGGTTGTGATATACCCTGTTCCTGTCGGCCAATCAGACCTACCGGGACATGAAGGACCGGCAGATGTTGGCAGAATATCGCAAGAAGGTGGAACGAGGTTCAGCGGAGGAGAGGAAGATCGACGAGCTGCTCAGTAACTtggtgaggaagaggaggaggagtttTATCATTTGCATCATGTGactcatctgatctgttttttcttctgcagCAAATCAGATGGAAAAACTGATGTCATGCAGCTTTAGACTTTACTGTGAAACTGAAGTGCCAGCTTCCTGACTGAGACTGCAAATCCATCACCGTGGCAACAGGAAGGACCAATCAGCCATGCCAGGACCAGTTTTGGGGACTGACCAAAGAGCAGAGGAGAAAGTGGGTGGAGCCATGTTTTCTGCTTACTCATCGTCACATCAACTTTCATTGTAAATTTTActacaaaaatttaaaatgacaaGTAAAAAACTGTAAAGGCAGAGACAGAGGTGGGACTTCAGAGCAGGTGATGTCCCTCAGAGTGTCCCCTGAGAGTGTATTAAGTCCTGGTTGTACCTCGGTCCAGTCTCGGGTCAGAACAGGTCCTGGGTGTGAGTCTATGTttacatcattttattttaacaatgtcTTTATGTGCATcttatagaaataaaactaaaaagcataaaatgaTTTCCATCAAGGATGTGTTAACAATTATTAATAATTGCAGAAAATGAATTTAGTGAAAAGCTGCATACACGTTATGAAAGTAAGGTGGTTTGCTCATGCGCAGCAGAGAAAGAGGAGGCTGCAGTGGAATCAGAGCTCCAGCAGGGGGCAGCATCATGAACCAGGATCGGTGAAACCTTTCAGAAGCTGCGCCtgtctttttattaaaatggaggaataaaacaaatatggtGCAGGACTGCTTGATGCCACGTTTGTTTTTATCTACCTGTTGATCTTTTataatgtttcatttgttttaaaaattacatttacagAAAACGTCCTCTTGAGAAATTTTACAAGACATCCAATTCACACCCAGAAATCTCTAATGAATCCAGTCATACAGATAGAAATTCAGTGACATCCCGTTAAAATACAATGCAGTTATTCAGTTGATAATGTGAGCTGATGAAAAATGAATTCATcctcctgagcaagcatgtggagaTGGTAGAAAAACCAGGGTCAGTTTCagaagacagagcagagacGCAAACACAGCAGCGTCgagccaggagtactttctaggTTAAAGTACACAGAGTTAGTGATACCAGCAGCTTTgtagcttcatctaggagaaCAATAACACTGAACTAATTTAAGAGAAGTCTTATTATTCATCTGTTGTCTCAGAGATCTGGTCAACATGTTAACAGGTCCACCCAGACACGTCTCTCATTATATAGTTCCTCAGGTTCTGGGCGTCTCCTTGTTCTGAGACGTGCAGAGACGTCAGACCTTTCTGCGCGTCCATGCTGCACCAACTGCTGCCACCAGACGATGTCGCTGTCTTTCACTGCTGAGCCCCGTTCATTTGAATTGAAAATGGACGAGCTCCTTTCAGTCACACCTCAACCCTGCGGAGGAGTTTCTGAGTCAAACACTGATGAGAGGAAGGGGGAGGTGGAGGCCGGGTAAATTTCAACTTGAGTGCGTGCTGATGTCGGGAATGAAGTCACCCACGCAGAGGTACCCTCACGTCTTTATTCAGGACCAGACCAGGACAGAGACAGACCATGCGCCACGTCTCAGGTGAGATTTTACCTTTCAGGTGAAGTTCAGACGCTTTAATGGTGTCCAGATGCAGCCTGCATGTTGAAGCTGAACTTTCATCCTGCAGGTACTTAGCTTCTGTCTTCATAATCCGTTTAACAGCATGAAGCACAGATCATGACATCTGTCATAGTCTTTAAAGGCTCGATCTGATGGTTCATATTATGATTGTTAAAGGATTGAATCCTTAATGATGTGAAGATCtgtgagaaaacagggaacaaagaGAACAATAGCAGATAAAgctcattaaatatttattcagccAATCAAAACACGTTAACCCTCATGCTTAGAGGCTATACCTGATCATGTTACAGTAGTTTAAGAATCTGCTTAAATCTCAACGCAGTTTAAGTATATTTCAGAAGTATTTGTTAATCTCAATAATTCCAGAAAAGTTATTAAATCAGTAAATGATGGATTTACAGGAAGAAATAGGATTTTATAACAACTTCATGAAGTTCAGAGGCTGAATTTGATCCCATTTGCCCAGAATAATGTACCTTTGTAAAGCAGTGGTTCTGAAactctttataaaaaaaagcacCTCCTTACtgacttttaaaacattttgttggtttgatgacattaaaagaaaaaaaacaaaagaaataaatgttcttgTTTACTGGCATCTTTTATTCTGTTGAAATCTCCAAATGTGTGGTTGACAAGCTATGATAAACTATATTCACATATCCTACAAAATCAGTCATATGATGAATCTCATAATCTATTCAATAACTATGTGGAGGATGGATTCTTTACCTGTACATAGATTTAATACTGAAACATACAAGATGTCTGGAAAATGAACATATTTCTGCAGATTATGGAGGAAAACTCATGTCCCAATATCCAAGAATCAAATCTGCCGTAATCAACGAACATCTGTTGCCTACAGATTCATCAAACAACTGAATGGCTAAACTGAATCTGCAGATTACGTATCAATGAAAGGGTAATAATcacaaaaaaagtgaaataaagtGAATTACCAATCTATAAATTATCAAGACCCTCTGTCTTTCAGAAGCCTAAAGGAAATGTGATTTTATGGCATAATTAGGTGTTTAACTTCATCTTATTCCAggaggaaagagaaaaacaatagagaaaaaaataagggAAGCCCAAAATTTTAGAACCACCAGTATAATCTGTCAGCTTTCGTTACCAGAACCACCACAAACTGATAACATAAGACACCTTACTTTGGTTCAACATTTGTCGGTATCCGCCACTCTTTTCAGAACCAGATCGGTTTCTCTACTTTACCGTCACTGCCAATCCCTCTCAGAGCAAATAGCTACTCAGCTGGCCTGAAGCTGTTTGTACTTAGCATGTTGGATGCAACAGCGGTACTGGTTTCGCTACTGATTCTGAATGCCTTGGTGTTTCTGCATCTTGGGCCATGTTGGAATTGCATTGTTAATTCAAGGTAGATCTGGTTGGAAAAGGTTACTGAAGGCTAAAAGACATACCGAgatgtgtaaaacaaaaatagggTCTTGCAGAGCTTAacttaaaacagaaaacctcGTCTAAAACACGATGCAAACAAGCATTTAACACAACCCCATCCAAACAGTGATCAATTTTTGTTCTGACTCAGTAGGGCAAGGCTTATTTCTGGGTTATCTGGTTCTGTTAGTGTCTCTTTGAACATTAACATCTGCAACAAGTTGACAGGAAGGAAGCATTGTATTAACAGACGTTTTGCAGCCTTAAGAGTATCCACAGTGGCCTTGGTCGCAATATCTACGATGGTTTCTGCAAAAGCAAAATGGTACAACAGTATGGAGGGTAAAAAACAAGCTCATTATTTAGAGAGCGGCTGCACTCGGTTCATTTTGGTTAAATTATAGAATCCAGCTGACCAGCTGAAGTGGGCAGGAGAGCAAAGAGGCTCtatctttctgctctcggtggaggaggacgctttttctctgtctcccgcagtctcccatatctgccctgcttcagctctgtgtcttgtcttgttTGGAgtctctttttgcacatcttccaaaatatggatttgatcagctggtctctcaatgcaattgatcaaattttctcgaggagaagacagggtgaaggagagcccaacttgtccagacgggacatttttctccggatacacgatggactcctggcagaagtggaggattgtatgtctgtcgataatgtcagtcgaggatgttgaagatgtgtaaataattggatgtttgaaatcaggatttctgctttttggagtcagcggttacctggcatatcgaggaattcggagaatgtcagcagctgttctggccattgtaaggctgcctggcatgtatgatgggatcttcagagcgatcaacactcagactgagatgttacgtgagctgaatcgcagactggatgtgatccttacacaggatcgcaggcaggttgcggttcctggactcaggggtgaaatgggataaatcttggagaaagttgttcgctcggatctggcagaaaggacctggaatttggctgtttggattcgcctttgagaagaaccagtgagactctcaaggctgatggaaaattaagagtcagtttaacccaaataattattgtttttctgaatctggctcccctgcacggccttgatggctggctatcttcaacttctcctggaagttatgtaaacatgacgttctgctctctctgcctcctcctcccttccctgaggacatctgtggacctgctcagaactttgcgGCCGGTTGATGAATATttcaacgtaccatcaaggataatggcctctgggacagtgcttcatggacttacttgcacacactcacttacacacacactaacatgctcaagataaataTATACAcctcctcacaccaccttcaccgttcccggcatgatgttttgtcaacttgttgcttctttgttctgaggttttttacaatctcaaactgtatcctgctaaagataaagtgtgaaataggatttttttcctctactttcctaatgtggtctcttttctcatctaacaagggcagcgcctgtgagtgggcagcaaaacctcggtgacccgtctctccttgtcttgtgtcatgatgtctgtttggatgggttctactggacttctaatttcccctcagggatcaataaagtatctttgaattgaattgaattgaataagagTTCAAAATTATGGAGTTTCTTTAAAGTTGGAAAAATTGACTGAAGGTGTAACTGGAACCTGGAATTCTGAGTGGGAAACCTGGAGGGTTTTTATAATAACTCCAGCCTCAGACTTCAACATGGCTGCCTTATCAAACCTGGTGATGCCTGCATGTTAAAAATTAATTTGCAGTTTTGAAGATATAtcccaaaaaatatttcacacaGTAAGCCTCTTTACTGAACGTGTTTCTGCAGTGTTTGAAAGTACAAGAGGTGGAGAAATCCACATTATTAGCTTGTTTTGCTAACAGCAGTTAGCGTGGTCATCCAGCGGATCAGTTAATAAAACCCAATCAGAACCATACTGGAACATGTTGAGTTAATCGTTCCTAGACAGAAAAGAAACATCCTACACATTTTCCTGCATCACAATCATCTGCTTTGGTTTGAACAAGCTGTTCTCCAAAATGTTCTCCTCTGGACTTTTCCTTCCAAGGAAACATAAAGGTGCTTAAACAATTCATATTATGGGCTGTTGCCATCTAATAGTTGTATGTTCCAGGTTGCATTGAACTTAAAAACAATTGTAGCAAAATGTCTTGAGAACCACAATAAGCAGTCCAAGTATTACAGTAGTACTGCTGGCACAGTCTGTGAACCATGGTTCTAAGTTATGTTTTATCTGCAGGACTTCACTGAGTCTAAAGAGGTGAGACAGGAGGACAAGGACACGCCTGCTGGAACGAGGCGATAACCTGCTGAGAGTTCAGATCCTCAGGAACCGCTGCAGCTGAACGACCCTTTGTCTCAGAAAACCGATTCTCACTGCAGTTTTTATGTGAGAAAACGTCCGATAACagacagagaagaagaagagtggAAGTTAAATTAAGGTAAAATATCTTTACTTTCAGTTAATTTAAGGGTTTTATGTATCGGTCTTAGTCAAATCATTTGATCTTATTCTTAAATTgtttaaatctaacctcaagTGTACTAAAATGGGCAGAAAAGCTAAAAATGCACCATTGATAGAATGACTAGAATACTTTGAAGGACTAGAGATACAGGACAAGCCCGTGTCATCAtacctccaccaccgtgcttcacAGTTGTCTTGTTTCAACCTGAAAACAGAGGCTTCTGGAGTGCTCTTCGTTTTAAATTTATTAACGTGCTGTTTGTGAAAAAGACGTAATAATGTTGTGCAGGATGTAGCACTTACTGGTGAACATTTATAAATGCTATAAAAAGTAAACACACCCTCTGAGGAAATAAGATTTTCTGATCAGAACgtaaatgtttttctaacaaGCTTTAAACTTTACTGGGATCATCGTCGAACCCTGACGTTCACATTTGACCTCAGTCATAGTTCACAGTCTGCTCAATGAATGAGTAAAACAAGCCTGCGTCATCATAtctccaccaccatgcctgaATGATCTTATTAGGTATTTGTACTGTGTCATTTTCTTAACAAGCTGTTCATGATGACTCTTCTACATTGGTTTCACGTTTCAGAAGTTCTGTCCTTTattcagatgcagctttgcaaACCTAAGTCCTGTGGCCATCTTGTTTTTATAGGGAAGAGGTGTTCACCA is a window from the Girardinichthys multiradiatus isolate DD_20200921_A chromosome 15, DD_fGirMul_XY1, whole genome shotgun sequence genome containing:
- the vipas39 gene encoding spermatogenesis-defective protein 39 homolog gives rise to the protein MMKSKADEEDYWNSSKFIAFTFEDADDELSRLKESKKAVNSIGELIEEDDEEDLEKVSWSGDPVGSISWSVKEMASANQRTDREPAFPKISTQTPSLNKSQSGLSLSSLFKGKAKGGNLQSFSDMLGDSSLRLYTPELRKPKSEYKDLVGDWSAEETVQRLQQGKAVSLEKFRSLQDKLLLLDLAVAAHDGNAITAVLIYLKRTLCKEVLFRELESRQTALRHFIHYLTETGEQRLLLELLRALGRTEEAALLQYKEYKNITDENKRRDFLKSSLSLPFAVEDMAHIQDHYTLLERQIIIEAADRKAEREAKVEVFQKFPRKASILNMPLITTLYYCCFYHYNEPEGTFSSPLNVRQTFKISEKQYFTTALAARAKLKAWMDVDALFSSRNWLGFTKKKSPLSFQRVVDILQKNSAPTRVLQEYVGLVNDAELRISLAQKHKCHDIVINTYRDMKDRQMLAEYRKKVERGSAEERKIDELLSNLQIRWKN